One Gloeobacter morelensis MG652769 DNA window includes the following coding sequences:
- a CDS encoding VOC family protein, whose protein sequence is MLLGFAWMELFVESAQASAERLCTQMGFTPVGRFEDCNTFSLAIRNGGVLLVVSEALGATGPVQQYLDGHPQGIADVAFWTEALPGGPGTLPGRLPATGQIVGPAGITHTFAPPQPGNLPPGFLPLPGAALRCDLAGIDHVVLNLGTEAFQPAIHWYRQVLGLEASRYFEISTPRSALKSWVLTDAAHRVRLPLNAPLSANSQVSEFLEANGGPGVQHVALRTTNIAHTVAHLRTLGVEFLDSPAAYFERLGDRVDLAGLDMETLRRLHILVDQDESEGRILQIFTRPLFAEPTLFFEFIERQGTALGFGEGNFQSLFEAIEREQQSRGTLEAKRKPASRQDAL, encoded by the coding sequence ATGCTGCTGGGGTTCGCCTGGATGGAGTTGTTCGTCGAGTCGGCACAGGCGAGCGCCGAGCGCCTGTGCACCCAGATGGGCTTTACCCCGGTGGGCCGCTTCGAAGATTGTAATACTTTTAGTCTCGCGATACGCAATGGCGGTGTGCTGCTGGTGGTCAGCGAGGCGCTGGGAGCAACCGGTCCGGTGCAGCAGTACCTCGATGGCCATCCCCAGGGGATCGCCGATGTCGCTTTTTGGACGGAAGCGCTTCCGGGCGGCCCCGGCACGCTCCCCGGTCGCCTGCCCGCCACCGGACAAATCGTGGGGCCGGCGGGGATCACCCATACGTTCGCGCCTCCCCAGCCGGGCAATTTGCCGCCGGGTTTTCTGCCGCTGCCCGGTGCCGCGCTGCGCTGCGATCTGGCTGGGATCGACCACGTCGTGCTCAACCTCGGCACCGAAGCCTTCCAGCCTGCCATCCACTGGTACCGGCAGGTGCTTGGGCTCGAAGCGAGCCGCTACTTTGAAATTTCTACCCCCCGCTCGGCGCTCAAAAGCTGGGTACTCACCGACGCTGCCCATCGCGTGCGCCTGCCGCTGAATGCCCCGCTGAGCGCCAACTCCCAGGTGAGCGAATTTCTGGAGGCCAACGGCGGCCCGGGAGTGCAGCATGTTGCCCTGCGCACGACGAATATTGCCCACACGGTCGCTCACCTGCGCACCCTGGGGGTGGAATTTCTCGACTCCCCGGCCGCCTACTTCGAGCGCCTCGGCGATCGCGTCGATCTGGCCGGCCTGGACATGGAGACCTTGCGCCGATTGCATATCCTCGTCGACCAGGACGAAAGCGAAGGCCGAATCTTGCAAATATTTACCCGACCGCTGTTCGCGGAGCCGACTTTGTTCTTCGAATTTATCGAGCGCCAGGGAACAGCCCTCGGCTTCGGCGAAGGCAACTTTCAGTCGCTTTTTGAAGCGATCGAACGGGAGCAGCAGTCGCGCGGCACCCTGGAGGCAAAGCGCAAACCCGCCTCCCGGCAGGATGCACTATAA
- a CDS encoding type II toxin-antitoxin system Phd/YefM family antitoxin, with protein sequence MQWQLADAKNRFSDLVERALREGPQTVTKRGIEAVVVLSAEEYRRLSGAKPSFKAYLMQGPSFEGLDLERDQSAERSVEL encoded by the coding sequence ATGCAGTGGCAACTGGCTGACGCGAAAAACAGATTTAGCGACCTCGTGGAGCGCGCCTTACGGGAAGGTCCTCAAACGGTGACAAAGCGGGGTATCGAAGCTGTGGTCGTGCTGTCGGCTGAGGAGTACCGTCGATTGTCTGGAGCAAAGCCGAGCTTCAAGGCTTACTTGATGCAGGGACCGTCCTTCGAGGGACTGGACCTTGAGCGCGATCAAAGTGCTGAGCGGTCTGTAGAACTGTGA
- a CDS encoding type II toxin-antitoxin system VapC family toxin: MRLLLDTCVIAELRKPRPEPTVVDTIGAVADDNLYLSVLTVGEIFKGIGLLPPGTKKQELNHWLLGLQVQFAERILAVDAETAEIWGKGVAAATQAGVTVPTIDSLIAATAARHGLAVATRNVRHFHRFGVSVVNPWDGQNAP, encoded by the coding sequence GTGAGGCTGCTGCTGGATACTTGCGTGATTGCCGAGTTGCGCAAGCCGCGTCCCGAGCCCACGGTGGTGGATACCATCGGCGCTGTTGCCGACGATAATCTGTACCTCAGCGTGCTGACGGTTGGCGAGATTTTCAAGGGGATCGGATTGCTCCCGCCGGGCACAAAAAAACAAGAGTTGAACCATTGGCTGCTCGGCCTGCAGGTGCAGTTTGCAGAGCGTATTTTGGCAGTTGACGCAGAAACAGCGGAAATCTGGGGTAAGGGCGTTGCTGCCGCTACACAAGCTGGAGTGACTGTGCCGACGATCGACAGCCTGATTGCCGCGACCGCCGCCCGTCACGGTCTAGCAGTTGCTACGCGCAATGTGCGCCACTTTCACAGGTTCGGGGTGAGCGTTGTAAACCCCTGGGATGGCCAAAATGCCCCGTAA
- a CDS encoding serine hydrolase: MKRWFTKSSLEQMWTPVTLNDGKTHPYGFGWALGSVAGRRLIEHAGQWQGFTAHIARYVDDKLTIIVLANLAQANPSRIAHGIAGLYVPTLGQPQSSAGR, from the coding sequence ATGAAAAGATGGTTTACAAAGTCCAGCCTTGAGCAGATGTGGACGCCGGTGACGCTCAACGACGGCAAGACGCACCCTTACGGCTTCGGATGGGCGCTCGGCTCGGTGGCCGGGCGCCGCCTCATCGAGCACGCAGGGCAGTGGCAGGGATTTACCGCCCACATCGCCCGCTACGTCGACGACAAACTCACCATCATCGTCCTGGCCAATCTGGCGCAAGCCAACCCGTCGCGCATTGCCCACGGTATCGCTGGACTGTACGTTCCAACCCTGGGACAACCCCAATCTTCCGCCGGTCGTTGA
- a CDS encoding dipeptide epimerase — MKIVQATARVEAFGLVRPYTIALRHVGTVENVIVQLQSASGLLGLGAASAAADVTGESEQACREALLGGAIGWLVGEDIRELPKLCRRLGERMAGRPAARAAVDIALHDLLAQHLGVPLVAMLGRVHPGLPTSITIGIKPLDETLAEAREYLGRGFRILKVKTGLDLEGDIERLARLREQVGDAVHLRVDPNQGYSVAEVEQFVRRTAHLFLEFLEQPIPAGDIAALRALPPDIRIRIAADESLLDERDALKLLTPSPACGIFNVKLMKCGGIRPALAIANLAEIGAIELMWGCMDESIVSITAALHAALACPATRYLDLDGSLDLARDVVTGGFVLKDGYLSTREAPGLGVRLLS; from the coding sequence GTGAAAATCGTCCAGGCCACCGCCCGGGTAGAGGCGTTCGGTCTGGTGCGGCCCTACACCATCGCCCTGCGGCACGTCGGCACCGTCGAGAACGTGATTGTGCAATTGCAGAGCGCATCGGGGCTGCTCGGTCTGGGGGCGGCTTCTGCGGCTGCGGACGTGACCGGTGAGAGCGAGCAAGCCTGCCGCGAAGCGCTGTTGGGCGGGGCCATCGGCTGGCTGGTGGGCGAAGACATCCGAGAATTGCCGAAGCTCTGTCGGCGGCTGGGGGAGCGGATGGCAGGCAGGCCCGCCGCGCGGGCGGCGGTCGATATCGCCCTGCACGACCTGCTGGCCCAACACCTGGGGGTGCCGCTGGTGGCGATGCTGGGCCGTGTCCACCCCGGCCTGCCCACCTCGATCACCATCGGCATCAAACCCCTCGACGAGACGCTCGCGGAGGCCAGGGAGTACCTCGGGCGCGGTTTTCGCATCCTCAAAGTCAAGACCGGCCTCGATCTCGAAGGAGACATCGAGCGGCTTGCCCGCCTGCGTGAACAGGTGGGCGACGCCGTTCACCTGCGAGTCGATCCTAACCAGGGCTACAGCGTCGCCGAGGTGGAGCAGTTCGTGCGCCGCACGGCGCATCTGTTTCTCGAATTTTTAGAGCAGCCCATCCCCGCCGGGGACATCGCCGCCCTGCGCGCCTTGCCCCCCGACATCCGCATCCGCATCGCCGCCGACGAGAGCTTGCTGGATGAACGCGACGCGCTGAAGCTGCTGACTCCCTCCCCAGCCTGCGGCATCTTCAACGTCAAATTGATGAAGTGCGGCGGCATCCGCCCGGCTCTGGCCATCGCCAATCTGGCCGAAATCGGCGCCATCGAGTTGATGTGGGGCTGCATGGACGAGAGCATCGTCAGCATCACCGCGGCCCTCCACGCCGCCCTCGCCTGTCCCGCCACCCGCTACCTCGACCTTGACGGCAGCCTGGACCTGGCTCGCGACGTGGTGACGGGCGGTTTTGTGCTCAAAGACGGTTACCTATCCACCCGCGAAGCGCCCGGTCTGGGCGTTCGGTTGTTGTCATGA
- a CDS encoding DUF1611 domain-containing protein: protein MDGTAIVLCDGLYATGSGKTAHGLVRETERYKILAVIDEPTAGQDAGQLLDDRHRNIPICATIAQALAQLPVRPAYAVVGIATNGGKLTPSLRAQLREALEAGMHVVSGLHEYASEDTALAGTAKHLGLTITDIRKPKPKDQLHFWTGKIKALLTPRIAVLGTDCALGKRTTSRFLLEACTKAGIRTELIFTGQTGWMQGAPCGFVLDAVVNDFVSGEIEHAILSCAERFAPELILLEGQSALRNPAGPCGSEFILSGGARGVILQHAPGRLCFSGFEAEGIRIPPIAEEIALIELLGARVLAVTLNGEALTGDALIRAQKQLVEQLALPVVRPLEEGVGALVEPIRAFLQAETAR from the coding sequence GTGGACGGCACGGCGATTGTCCTTTGCGACGGCCTCTATGCCACCGGCAGCGGCAAGACGGCCCACGGCCTGGTGCGCGAGACCGAGCGATACAAAATTCTGGCGGTGATCGACGAGCCGACCGCCGGGCAGGATGCCGGGCAGCTGCTCGATGACCGCCACCGCAATATACCGATTTGCGCCACGATCGCCCAGGCACTGGCGCAGCTCCCGGTACGGCCCGCTTACGCCGTGGTCGGCATCGCCACCAATGGCGGCAAGCTCACCCCCAGCCTGCGCGCTCAGCTGCGCGAGGCGCTCGAAGCCGGGATGCACGTCGTCAGCGGTCTGCACGAGTACGCTTCTGAGGACACGGCCCTGGCTGGGACTGCCAAGCACCTGGGCCTCACGATTACCGATATCCGCAAGCCCAAACCCAAAGATCAACTTCACTTCTGGACCGGCAAGATCAAGGCGCTTTTGACCCCCCGCATCGCCGTGCTGGGCACCGACTGCGCCCTGGGTAAACGCACCACCAGCCGCTTTTTGCTGGAGGCCTGCACCAAAGCGGGGATCCGCACCGAACTGATTTTCACCGGCCAGACCGGCTGGATGCAGGGTGCCCCCTGCGGTTTTGTGCTCGATGCGGTGGTCAACGATTTTGTAAGCGGCGAAATCGAACACGCCATCTTGAGCTGCGCTGAGCGCTTTGCCCCGGAACTGATCTTGCTCGAAGGCCAGTCGGCCCTGCGCAACCCCGCCGGTCCCTGCGGTTCCGAATTTATCCTCTCAGGCGGAGCGCGCGGCGTTATTCTTCAGCACGCGCCGGGGAGGCTCTGTTTCAGCGGCTTCGAAGCAGAAGGCATCCGCATCCCGCCCATCGCCGAGGAGATCGCCCTCATCGAGCTGTTGGGAGCCCGGGTTCTGGCAGTTACACTCAACGGCGAAGCACTGACGGGCGACGCACTTATCCGCGCTCAGAAGCAACTGGTGGAGCAGCTGGCCCTGCCGGTGGTGCGCCCCCTCGAAGAAGGTGTAGGTGCCCTGGTGGAACCGATCCGGGCATTCCTCCAGGCGGAGACGGCCCGGTGA
- the argF gene encoding ornithine carbamoyltransferase, giving the protein MSASLGATRLGPGLLSLDDLDEAQLHALLTLAHQLKRGERVANLHGKVLGLVFLKASTRTRVSFTVAMYQLGGQVIDLSPSTTQVGRGEPVRDTARVLGRYVDGLAIRTFAQTELEEYAQYAGIPVINALTDHEHPCQILADLLTIRENFGRLAGLKLAYVGDGNNVAHSLLLGCAKAGVSIAVATPEGFAPDPAVGARASEIAGRTGAEVQILRDPFEAARGAHVLYTDVWTSMGQEAETQRRLQLFEHYQINAALLHCAEAEAIVLHCLPAHRGEEITDEVMEGARSRIWDEAENRLHAQKAVLAALMGGR; this is encoded by the coding sequence ATGAGCGCGAGTCTGGGGGCGACGCGCTTGGGGCCGGGTCTGCTGAGTCTCGACGACCTCGACGAAGCGCAATTGCACGCGCTTCTGACCCTCGCCCACCAGCTCAAGCGCGGCGAGCGGGTGGCGAACCTGCACGGCAAAGTGCTGGGGTTGGTGTTTCTCAAAGCCTCCACCCGCACCCGCGTCTCGTTTACGGTCGCGATGTACCAGTTGGGTGGCCAGGTAATCGACCTCAGCCCCAGCACCACCCAGGTGGGCCGGGGCGAACCGGTGCGCGACACCGCCCGCGTCCTGGGCCGCTACGTCGACGGTCTGGCCATTCGCACCTTCGCCCAGACAGAACTGGAGGAGTACGCCCAATACGCGGGGATCCCGGTCATCAACGCCCTCACCGACCACGAGCACCCCTGCCAGATCCTGGCGGACCTGCTCACCATTCGCGAAAATTTTGGGCGGCTTGCCGGGCTCAAGCTCGCCTACGTGGGCGACGGCAACAACGTCGCCCATTCGCTGCTGTTGGGCTGTGCCAAGGCGGGCGTTTCGATCGCAGTCGCCACCCCCGAGGGCTTTGCCCCCGACCCCGCCGTGGGCGCGCGCGCCAGTGAAATTGCCGGGCGCACCGGTGCCGAGGTGCAGATCCTGCGCGACCCGTTCGAGGCGGCCCGCGGCGCGCACGTCCTCTATACCGATGTCTGGACGAGTATGGGCCAGGAGGCCGAGACCCAGCGCCGGTTGCAATTGTTCGAGCACTACCAGATCAACGCGGCGCTGCTGCACTGCGCCGAGGCGGAGGCGATTGTGCTGCACTGCCTGCCCGCCCACCGGGGTGAGGAGATCACCGACGAAGTCATGGAAGGCGCCCGCTCGCGCATCTGGGACGAGGCCGAAAACCGGCTGCACGCCCAGAAGGCGGTACTCGCAGCACTGATGGGCGGCCGGTAG
- a CDS encoding S41 family peptidase gives MKTPKLLLPVGLACATVLSLLSAFNMPSWANFKDAPKEIIDEVWQVVNREYVDPTFNNQNWQETRRKFLAKDYKSREDAYKSTREMLKGLGDPYTRFMDPKQYESMKVETSGDYQGVGIQLGLDEKTHELTVVSPIEDTPAFTAGVKPKDVLLAIDGRSTRGMDIDQAVNLIRGQAGTSVALKFRREGKPLTLSLVRTRIELKPVKYSLRTEGDRRIGYIRLSQFNAYAAKDMGSAVAQLTREQADGFILDLRSNPGGLLYASADIARLWLSEGTIVSTVDRDGQRESITVSRPAMTSKPLVVLVDGASASASEILGGALQDHHRAVLVGMRTYGKGLVQSVHSLSDGSGVAVTIAHYQTPAGRDINKKGIDPDIKVEITKEMAKNLKADQVATLADPQYARAVDVLGQQIAGMPVEQVVAAAGKPLPAERQPMAAERQTPVATP, from the coding sequence ATGAAGACACCCAAGCTTTTGCTGCCGGTCGGCCTTGCCTGCGCGACCGTTTTGAGTTTGTTGAGCGCGTTTAATATGCCCAGTTGGGCCAACTTCAAAGATGCGCCGAAGGAGATCATCGACGAAGTCTGGCAGGTAGTCAACCGCGAGTACGTCGATCCCACCTTTAACAACCAGAACTGGCAGGAGACCCGCCGCAAATTTTTGGCCAAAGACTACAAAAGCCGCGAGGACGCCTACAAGAGCACGCGCGAGATGCTCAAGGGTCTGGGAGATCCGTACACGCGCTTTATGGACCCCAAGCAGTACGAGAGCATGAAAGTCGAGACCAGCGGCGACTACCAGGGGGTCGGTATCCAACTGGGCCTCGATGAAAAGACCCACGAACTGACGGTGGTCTCGCCCATCGAGGATACCCCGGCGTTTACGGCCGGGGTCAAACCCAAAGACGTGCTCCTCGCGATCGACGGCCGTTCTACCAGGGGTATGGATATTGACCAGGCGGTCAACTTGATTCGCGGCCAGGCGGGCACCAGCGTCGCGCTCAAATTTCGCCGCGAAGGCAAACCACTCACCCTGTCGCTGGTGCGCACCCGCATCGAACTCAAACCCGTCAAATATTCGCTGCGCACCGAGGGCGACCGGCGCATCGGCTATATTCGTCTGTCGCAGTTCAACGCCTACGCCGCCAAGGATATGGGCAGCGCCGTGGCGCAGCTCACCCGCGAGCAGGCCGACGGTTTCATCCTCGATCTGCGCAGCAACCCCGGCGGACTGCTTTATGCCAGCGCCGACATCGCCCGGCTGTGGCTCTCCGAGGGCACGATCGTCTCGACGGTGGATCGCGACGGCCAGCGCGAGAGCATCACCGTGAGCCGCCCCGCCATGACCAGCAAACCGCTGGTGGTGCTGGTGGACGGTGCTTCCGCCTCGGCCAGTGAAATTTTGGGCGGCGCGCTGCAGGATCATCATCGGGCGGTGCTGGTGGGCATGCGCACCTACGGCAAGGGTTTGGTGCAGTCGGTGCACTCGCTCTCGGACGGTTCGGGGGTAGCGGTGACTATCGCCCACTACCAGACACCCGCCGGCCGGGACATCAACAAAAAAGGCATCGACCCGGACATCAAAGTCGAGATCACCAAAGAGATGGCCAAGAACCTCAAGGCCGATCAGGTGGCCACCCTCGCCGACCCGCAGTACGCCCGTGCCGTCGATGTGCTCGGCCAGCAAATCGCCGGGATGCCCGTCGAGCAGGTGGTGGCGGCGGCCGGCAAACCTTTGCCGGCCGAGCGCCAGCCGATGGCTGCCGAGCGCCAGACGCCGGTGGCGACGCCATGA
- the lepB gene encoding signal peptidase I translates to MVDHPNSTEPSRSSLGHGFWRRLSSQRENIQTILLAVFLALLIRSFVAEARYIPSGSMEPTLRIDDRLIVEKLSYEFQQPERGQVIVFMPPKRTNIDQAFIKRVIGLPGDTIEVNNGKVILNGAALNEPYTAAPPAYVLPRQQVPPGHFFVMGDNRNNSFDSHLWGFLPRQNVIGRAVFRFWPLERVGTID, encoded by the coding sequence GTGGTGGACCATCCGAATTCGACAGAGCCGTCCCGGTCATCCTTAGGCCACGGTTTCTGGCGTCGGCTGAGCAGCCAGCGCGAAAACATCCAGACCATCCTCCTCGCCGTCTTCCTGGCGCTATTGATCCGCTCGTTCGTCGCCGAGGCGCGCTATATCCCTTCCGGTTCGATGGAGCCGACCTTGCGCATCGACGACCGGCTCATCGTCGAAAAGCTTAGCTACGAATTTCAACAGCCCGAGCGCGGCCAGGTGATCGTGTTTATGCCGCCCAAGCGCACCAACATCGATCAAGCCTTCATCAAGCGCGTCATCGGCCTGCCGGGGGACACGATCGAAGTGAACAACGGCAAAGTTATCCTCAACGGAGCGGCCCTGAACGAGCCCTATACCGCCGCTCCCCCCGCCTACGTCCTGCCCCGACAGCAAGTACCGCCGGGGCATTTTTTTGTGATGGGCGACAACCGTAACAACAGCTTCGACTCGCACCTGTGGGGCTTTCTGCCGCGCCAGAACGTCATCGGCCGGGCCGTCTTCCGTTTCTGGCCCCTCGAACGGGTAGGTACGATCGACTGA
- the ccsB gene encoding c-type cytochrome biogenesis protein CcsB — MNASQLVAIQVLLDNAAFAALMVATALYWLAAAFRRVPLLHELGTGASAVALLSVTGLLTARWIETAHFPVSNLYESLFFLCWCVLAVHIAAEAFARQRLVGVFTLPVALGMVAFSSFTLTPAMKAGGPLVPALKSNWLMMHVSVMILSYGALMVGSLVAIAFLIVTWKQKDPELRGSSVGTGGFQKAEYADAEGTTPTASTFASLGGLGGDTTVTLTSCAPTAATALRRSNLAETLDNLSYRLIGLGFPLITVGIIAGAVWANEAWGSYWSWDPKETWSLITWFIFAAYLHARITRGWQGRRPALLAALGFVSVWITYLGVNFLAQGLHSYGWLSGN, encoded by the coding sequence ATGAACGCGAGCCAGCTCGTCGCCATCCAGGTGCTTCTCGACAACGCCGCCTTTGCCGCTTTGATGGTGGCCACCGCTCTCTACTGGCTGGCCGCTGCCTTTCGCCGGGTGCCGTTGTTGCACGAACTGGGCACCGGCGCCTCGGCGGTGGCGCTTTTGAGCGTCACGGGGCTACTCACCGCCCGCTGGATCGAGACGGCCCACTTTCCGGTGAGCAACCTCTACGAATCACTGTTTTTCTTGTGCTGGTGCGTGCTTGCCGTGCACATCGCCGCTGAGGCCTTCGCCCGCCAGCGGCTGGTGGGCGTGTTCACCCTGCCGGTGGCGCTGGGCATGGTCGCTTTTTCTTCGTTTACCCTCACGCCCGCGATGAAGGCCGGCGGACCGCTGGTGCCTGCCCTCAAATCCAACTGGCTGATGATGCACGTGAGCGTGATGATCCTCAGCTACGGCGCACTGATGGTCGGTTCGCTGGTGGCCATCGCCTTTTTGATCGTCACCTGGAAGCAAAAAGACCCCGAATTGCGCGGCAGTTCGGTAGGCACCGGCGGCTTCCAGAAAGCCGAGTACGCCGATGCTGAGGGGACAACGCCCACGGCTTCGACGTTTGCGAGCCTGGGGGGGTTGGGCGGCGACACCACGGTGACGCTGACTTCTTGCGCCCCGACTGCTGCTACCGCCCTGCGCCGCTCGAATCTGGCCGAGACCCTCGACAATTTGAGCTATCGCCTGATTGGCCTCGGTTTTCCGCTGATTACTGTGGGCATCATCGCCGGGGCGGTCTGGGCCAACGAAGCCTGGGGTTCCTATTGGAGCTGGGATCCCAAAGAAACCTGGTCGCTGATTACCTGGTTCATCTTTGCGGCTTATCTGCACGCGCGCATTACCCGGGGCTGGCAGGGCCGCCGCCCGGCCCTGCTCGCCGCCCTAGGCTTCGTCTCAGTCTGGATTACCTATCTTGGGGTCAACTTCCTGGCCCAGGGCCTGCACAGCTACGGTTGGCTATCCGGAAACTAA
- a CDS encoding cytochrome c biogenesis protein: MTSLWRDIRHEVAAWLGSLKLAIGLFLAIAAASIAGTVIPQGESTDFYRQNYPDSGAVVWGFVTWRFIISLGLDEVYRSWWFVALLLLLATSLTICTFRRQIPMLKAAQNWKFYTEPRQLSKYALRTAIPAGGTGPLAEQLRAGRYKVYQRDDLIYATKGTIGRVGPIVVHVSLLLIMAGAMIGAFGGYQTQRMTLAGDSFDIKAVEQSRLSLARTPDWTVRVNKFWIDYRPDGSVDQFHSDLSVVSPAGEELTRKTISVNDPLIYDGVTMYQASWAVGAFKLRLNDSPVLTIPMQPIEAPNGQEAWGQAIPFDKDGRVALQMVTRGLQGSLMLLPFNPRTGETVREAATPARVGKPVNILGQRLVIEELVGQTGIQIKADPGIPVVYAGFALLMVGLAMSYLSHSQVWAIYRDGQLHVAGRTNRAQIGFERELVRMVAAVQTPRPRTSDALSAAQE; the protein is encoded by the coding sequence ATGACATCCCTCTGGCGGGATATCCGGCATGAGGTGGCCGCCTGGCTCGGTTCGTTGAAACTGGCCATCGGGCTTTTTCTGGCCATCGCCGCTGCGAGCATCGCCGGCACGGTCATCCCCCAGGGCGAATCAACCGATTTTTATCGCCAGAACTATCCCGATTCCGGTGCGGTGGTCTGGGGGTTTGTCACCTGGCGCTTTATCATCAGCCTCGGGCTCGACGAAGTTTACCGCAGCTGGTGGTTTGTGGCCCTACTGCTGCTGTTGGCCACGAGCCTCACCATCTGCACCTTCCGCCGCCAGATCCCGATGCTCAAGGCGGCGCAAAACTGGAAATTTTATACCGAACCGCGCCAGCTCAGCAAATATGCCCTGCGCACAGCCATTCCCGCCGGGGGCACGGGGCCGCTGGCCGAGCAACTGCGCGCCGGCCGCTACAAAGTCTACCAGCGCGACGACTTGATTTATGCCACCAAGGGCACCATCGGCCGGGTAGGACCGATCGTCGTGCACGTCAGCCTGCTGCTGATTATGGCGGGGGCGATGATCGGGGCGTTCGGCGGCTACCAGACCCAGCGGATGACCCTCGCAGGCGACAGTTTCGATATCAAGGCAGTCGAGCAGTCGCGTCTGTCGCTCGCGCGCACGCCCGACTGGACAGTACGCGTCAACAAATTCTGGATCGACTACCGCCCGGACGGCTCGGTGGACCAGTTCCACTCGGATCTCTCGGTGGTGAGCCCCGCGGGCGAAGAACTGACGCGCAAAACCATCTCCGTCAACGACCCGCTGATTTATGACGGGGTGACGATGTACCAGGCGAGCTGGGCGGTCGGTGCTTTTAAGCTGCGCCTCAACGACAGCCCTGTGCTCACCATTCCGATGCAGCCTATCGAAGCCCCAAATGGCCAAGAAGCCTGGGGCCAGGCGATCCCCTTCGACAAAGACGGCCGGGTGGCTCTGCAGATGGTCACCCGCGGCCTGCAGGGCAGCCTGATGCTGTTGCCCTTCAACCCGCGCACCGGTGAAACCGTCCGCGAGGCGGCCACCCCCGCCCGGGTCGGCAAGCCGGTCAATATCCTGGGTCAGCGGCTGGTCATCGAAGAACTGGTGGGCCAGACCGGCATCCAGATCAAGGCCGATCCCGGCATCCCGGTGGTCTACGCCGGGTTCGCTTTGTTGATGGTAGGGTTGGCAATGAGCTATCTCAGCCACTCCCAGGTGTGGGCCATCTACCGCGACGGCCAGCTGCACGTCGCCGGGCGCACCAACCGGGCGCAGATCGGTTTTGAGCGCGAACTGGTCCGCATGGTGGCCGCCGTCCAGACCCCCCGTCCCCGCACTTCCGACGCCCTATCCGCCGCACAGGAGTAA
- a CDS encoding DUF2301 domain-containing membrane protein has protein sequence MAPQTASNIYSGRFGTYEITEADRRGVLIYRLALLAVAVSFAAGGAVTLAGGSPWVVTALFALLAAALGVALATVHIYMLALHRALWLLWAVGVTASTVLTLNTGTPLALIAYSEPVGLIATGFVFAALTGICIKESFCFGWWETVLVVPALPLLLLGHLGGILSPAVETGLFVVCAVSLLIFAIRKFSVPAPNDIGDKSVHAYVRGEIHG, from the coding sequence ATGGCACCGCAGACTGCTTCGAACATTTACTCCGGCCGCTTCGGCACCTACGAAATCACCGAGGCCGATCGCCGGGGCGTGCTCATCTACCGTCTGGCCCTGCTGGCGGTGGCCGTCAGTTTCGCGGCGGGGGGCGCTGTGACCCTGGCGGGCGGCTCGCCCTGGGTGGTGACGGCCCTGTTTGCCCTGCTGGCTGCCGCCCTCGGAGTCGCCCTCGCCACGGTCCACATCTACATGCTCGCCCTGCACCGGGCCCTGTGGCTGTTGTGGGCAGTGGGGGTGACGGCGAGTACCGTCCTCACCCTCAATACCGGCACCCCCCTGGCCCTCATCGCCTACAGCGAGCCGGTCGGTCTCATCGCCACGGGCTTTGTCTTCGCCGCCCTCACGGGCATTTGCATCAAAGAATCGTTCTGCTTCGGCTGGTGGGAGACGGTGCTGGTGGTGCCCGCTCTGCCGCTGTTGCTGCTCGGGCATTTAGGCGGAATTCTCAGCCCCGCAGTCGAGACAGGCCTGTTCGTCGTTTGCGCCGTGTCGCTGTTGATCTTTGCGATTCGCAAGTTTTCGGTGCCCGCCCCCAATGATATCGGCGACAAGTCCGTCCACGCCTACGTGCGGGGGGAAATCCATGGATGA